The following are from one region of the Phormidium sp. PBR-2020 genome:
- a CDS encoding AAA family ATPase, giving the protein MLSLTGYHIIEAITAEPSQTLAGSDADRHRRTRPKNQVYRGYRLSDRQPVIIKTPSRESPHLTEIARLRHEYDVAASLQSPYLMAALDLQQSPTAAIYEDIGGTSLDRLLSRESDLPPQNQLNRPARLLNYLEIAIQLAKALRDLHQAKIVHKDIKPSNIVYNPNSGQVQLIDFGIASRLSQETHTTTSNRPFNRLEGTLAYLSPEQTGRMNRRVDYKSDFYSLGVTLYEILTGRLPFLSHDALELVHCHIAKVPTPPQLLNPDLPLPLSDVVMKLLSKSAEDRYQSAFGLLKDLEICKEQLERQQTIPAFPLAQFDRTTELQIPAKLYGRETDVAHLMQAAERVMSGGGTELLLVSGYSGVGKSVLVQEIHRPVAQYRGYFASGKFEQLKRNLPYFGFRQAILDILEQLLAENQQRLKAVKQDLQEALGTASSSPLSLPSESLEGGTKGGRSGSAGPRVLQDISQRHQTLPPLPGPVNYQRLALHLIPELEALLDDPNPSPSEDLPWQGDVPARIQHELFCRLFDAIAQPDHPLVLFLDDLQWADTASIKLLADLLLRSGHERAQPLLLVGAYRENEVTANHPLLLTLKELQREGIRPEHLKLKGLDFNSVQRLIADSLALPESEVTPLADLMVRKTHGNPFFLTQLLLSLARDEFLYFDGSQGRWCWDDERLASVEICENVIDLTVRKLQTLPQDTQNLLMLAACIGNRFDLTVLSVVNERSPRRTAADLWEAIQQGMIIPLNESYKIPLTLDATEVNEAEDAEISKLLTPYQFLHDRVQQAALALISPEIRQDVRVQIGRLLLASTPPEALEEHIFDIVNQFNAGAALMVHPQERQQLAQLNLIAARKAKAASAWETASDYLDVGRIALGDEGWQRNYELTLAVYLEALEVEVALVNLSQQALEYVPRYRSEVLLATVLREAQGDWEKAQAYFQQLRFYGLLQRGVREAGGNHNRAQSMAEQGLAALGVELAAMGPEGLPPFPPPSAEEVREALSPQHQFAFEMLNTLAEMAALLDVSLLQRAIATQVRLLPQLPLSGQWALTCAWLASLEAAQGNWQQAQEAAEWALQSLEEPTLIAESEKVTMVQILLAARVQPWFKPLSETLPALRQGLVMAREQGIGSGALTQGALSYCSQLFWGEPTLAATRQGQEMAIASLQGSYPRLGLAMAEIWQPFLGRLMADGDESSGDDLQSRGDQVFAPTIDEPSLIEYWHTLVTLLSELLFGEWDEPVATARTLGRQSPISLGLVDNGYQLAYQLLARLRVPLSPQEWQEVEAQRDRLEILAQRVPENFQPLFLLVEAECCQQRGEVLLAMEYYDRAIATAKDYSRWFDAALAHEQAATFYRLAGRGTIAHVYLQGAERHYQIWGALAKVRRFLSPQPLTPSLEQTWSDPLNATLGSAPLETMLETSVQVSTGDMLDRVTAIKATHALSSEIVLESLLRKLIEIVLENAGAQTGFLILAGPQELETTPGDVPPLFVEAAGTVTTEQITVRQGLALAQCQHLPHSLIYYVARRREAVALDDAASQLMGRLGTTERFANDPYIQQYRPRSLLCAPIERQGKLVGVLYLENNLTVGAFTRERLDLLRLLCSQAAISIENATLYESLQASERRERERAEQLERSLAELDLANRQLVQSEKMSALGQLVAGIAHEINNPVGFIVGNLTLADNYIRDLIEHLQLYRDRLPEPDEEIVNHAEEVDLEYLLEDAPKLMTSMQVGVDRIREISKALRTFSRSDRDQPVRYDLHDGLESTLLILKHRLKANAKRPEIQVVRQYGSLPEVQAFAGQLNQVFTNLIANAIDALEETSQGMSYQLLQEQPNVITVTTELSEDETWAVVRVADNGRGMPETVRSRIFERSFTTKGVGIGTGLGLSICRQIVVDKHGGSIECQSTLGQGTEFVLKIPVRR; this is encoded by the coding sequence ATGCTTTCTCTTACTGGCTATCACATCATCGAAGCGATTACCGCCGAACCCTCCCAAACGCTAGCGGGTTCTGATGCCGATCGCCATCGACGAACTCGTCCCAAAAACCAAGTCTATCGGGGGTATCGCCTCAGCGATCGCCAACCGGTGATCATTAAAACTCCCAGCCGGGAATCTCCCCACCTGACAGAAATTGCTCGTCTTCGCCATGAGTATGATGTAGCCGCCTCTCTCCAGAGTCCCTATCTGATGGCGGCCCTAGATTTGCAACAGAGTCCTACGGCCGCCATTTATGAAGATATTGGTGGGACCTCTCTCGATCGCCTCCTCAGCCGAGAGTCAGATCTCCCTCCCCAAAATCAATTAAACCGCCCTGCCCGGCTTCTGAACTATCTAGAGATTGCCATCCAACTGGCCAAAGCACTGCGGGATCTCCATCAAGCTAAAATCGTTCACAAGGACATCAAACCATCCAACATTGTCTATAACCCCAACAGCGGCCAGGTGCAACTGATTGACTTCGGCATCGCCTCTCGTCTGTCTCAAGAAACTCATACCACCACCAGTAACCGCCCCTTTAATCGTCTCGAAGGAACCCTGGCCTACCTCTCCCCCGAACAAACTGGGCGCATGAATCGACGGGTGGACTACAAAAGTGACTTCTACTCCCTCGGAGTCACCCTCTACGAAATACTCACAGGGCGGCTTCCCTTTCTCAGCCATGATGCCCTAGAGCTGGTTCACTGTCATATCGCCAAAGTCCCCACGCCGCCTCAACTGCTCAATCCCGACCTTCCTCTGCCTCTGTCGGATGTAGTAATGAAACTGCTGTCAAAAAGTGCCGAAGACCGCTATCAAAGCGCCTTTGGCTTGCTCAAAGACCTAGAAATCTGCAAAGAGCAGCTCGAACGCCAACAGACCATTCCGGCTTTCCCTCTAGCTCAGTTCGATCGCACCACGGAACTCCAGATTCCCGCAAAACTCTACGGACGGGAGACCGACGTGGCTCACCTGATGCAAGCGGCTGAGCGGGTGATGTCAGGTGGGGGAACGGAACTGCTGTTAGTCTCGGGATATTCTGGGGTCGGAAAATCAGTGTTGGTGCAGGAGATTCACCGTCCTGTGGCTCAGTATCGTGGCTATTTTGCCAGTGGCAAGTTTGAACAGTTAAAACGCAATCTGCCCTATTTCGGTTTTCGTCAGGCGATTCTCGATATTTTGGAACAGCTCCTGGCGGAAAATCAACAGCGACTCAAGGCCGTCAAGCAGGATTTGCAAGAGGCATTAGGGACCGCTTCGAGTTCCCCCTTGAGTCTCCCATCAGAGTCCCTAGAAGGGGGGACGAAGGGGGGACGTTCTGGCAGCGCAGGTCCACGAGTTCTCCAAGATATCAGTCAGCGTCATCAGACGCTCCCCCCCCTCCCTGGACCCGTCAACTATCAACGCCTTGCTCTGCATCTGATTCCCGAACTCGAAGCGCTATTAGACGATCCTAATCCTTCGCCATCGGAAGACCTTCCCTGGCAGGGAGACGTGCCGGCCCGCATTCAACATGAGTTATTCTGTCGTCTGTTTGACGCGATCGCCCAACCCGACCACCCCTTAGTGCTATTTCTGGATGATTTGCAATGGGCGGATACGGCCTCGATTAAACTGTTAGCCGATTTGTTGTTGCGCTCGGGCCATGAGCGCGCTCAACCCCTATTGTTAGTGGGAGCCTATCGAGAGAATGAGGTCACAGCGAATCATCCGTTACTGTTAACTCTCAAGGAATTACAACGAGAGGGCATTCGTCCGGAACACTTAAAGCTCAAAGGACTTGATTTCAATTCGGTGCAACGTCTGATTGCCGATAGCTTAGCTTTACCCGAGTCAGAGGTGACGCCTTTGGCAGATTTAATGGTCCGTAAGACTCATGGCAATCCCTTTTTCTTAACTCAGTTGTTGCTGTCGTTGGCTCGGGATGAGTTTCTCTATTTCGATGGCTCCCAGGGACGCTGGTGTTGGGATGATGAGCGCCTGGCATCGGTGGAGATTTGTGAGAATGTCATTGATTTGACGGTGCGCAAGCTGCAAACCTTGCCCCAAGACACTCAGAATTTACTGATGTTGGCGGCCTGTATTGGTAATCGCTTTGATTTAACCGTGTTATCGGTGGTGAACGAGCGATCGCCCCGTCGCACGGCGGCGGATTTATGGGAGGCAATCCAGCAAGGCATGATCATCCCCCTGAATGAATCCTATAAAATTCCCCTCACTTTGGATGCCACGGAGGTGAATGAGGCGGAAGATGCGGAAATTTCTAAATTACTGACCCCCTATCAGTTTCTCCACGATCGCGTGCAACAGGCGGCCCTGGCTCTGATTAGTCCGGAAATTCGCCAGGATGTACGGGTGCAAATTGGGCGACTGCTTCTGGCGAGTACCCCGCCGGAGGCTTTGGAGGAGCATATTTTTGATATTGTCAATCAGTTTAATGCTGGGGCTGCCCTGATGGTTCATCCCCAGGAACGACAACAATTAGCGCAGTTGAATCTGATAGCGGCTCGTAAGGCTAAGGCCGCGAGTGCTTGGGAGACGGCCAGTGATTATCTGGATGTGGGACGGATTGCCTTAGGGGATGAGGGCTGGCAACGAAACTATGAGCTGACTTTGGCGGTGTATTTGGAAGCCCTGGAGGTGGAAGTGGCTTTGGTGAACCTCAGTCAACAGGCGTTGGAGTATGTGCCTCGTTATCGCAGTGAGGTCTTGCTGGCGACGGTGTTACGAGAGGCGCAGGGTGATTGGGAGAAAGCTCAGGCCTATTTCCAACAATTGCGTTTCTATGGCTTACTACAACGGGGGGTTCGCGAAGCGGGCGGGAACCACAATCGCGCTCAGTCGATGGCGGAACAAGGATTGGCGGCTCTGGGGGTTGAATTAGCGGCGATGGGACCCGAGGGATTGCCCCCATTCCCCCCACCATCGGCAGAGGAGGTGAGAGAAGCACTATCCCCCCAACACCAGTTCGCGTTTGAGATGCTGAATACCCTGGCAGAGATGGCAGCGTTACTGGATGTTTCCCTGCTGCAACGGGCGATCGCGACTCAGGTGAGGCTCCTGCCCCAATTGCCGTTATCGGGGCAATGGGCCTTAACCTGTGCCTGGTTGGCGAGCTTAGAAGCGGCTCAGGGTAACTGGCAGCAGGCGCAAGAGGCGGCGGAGTGGGCCCTGCAAAGCCTAGAAGAGCCGACGCTGATAGCAGAGTCGGAAAAGGTGACCATGGTGCAGATTCTCTTGGCGGCGCGAGTCCAACCTTGGTTTAAACCCCTCTCGGAGACGTTACCGGCCTTGCGACAGGGGCTAGTGATGGCTCGGGAACAGGGAATTGGCTCCGGGGCGTTGACTCAAGGGGCGTTATCCTATTGCAGCCAGTTATTTTGGGGAGAACCGACCTTAGCCGCGACGCGACAGGGACAGGAGATGGCGATCGCGAGTTTACAGGGAAGCTATCCTCGTTTGGGGTTGGCGATGGCCGAGATTTGGCAGCCTTTTCTGGGACGCTTAATGGCAGATGGGGATGAGTCCTCGGGGGACGATCTCCAAAGTCGAGGCGATCAAGTTTTCGCCCCGACGATCGATGAGCCGTCCCTGATTGAGTATTGGCACACTCTCGTGACGCTTCTGTCGGAATTACTATTTGGAGAGTGGGATGAGCCGGTGGCGACGGCACGTACCCTCGGGCGTCAGTCTCCGATTAGTTTAGGGTTGGTCGATAATGGGTATCAGTTGGCGTATCAACTTTTGGCTCGTCTACGGGTTCCTCTGTCGCCTCAGGAGTGGCAAGAGGTGGAGGCCCAGCGCGATCGCCTGGAGATTTTGGCGCAACGGGTTCCTGAGAATTTCCAACCCCTGTTTTTGCTCGTGGAGGCGGAATGTTGCCAGCAGCGGGGTGAGGTGTTGTTGGCGATGGAATACTACGATCGGGCGATCGCAACGGCGAAGGACTATAGCCGCTGGTTTGATGCGGCGTTGGCTCATGAACAGGCGGCGACGTTCTATCGCCTGGCGGGACGAGGGACGATCGCTCATGTCTATCTGCAAGGGGCAGAACGTCATTATCAAATCTGGGGGGCTTTGGCGAAGGTGCGTCGCTTCCTCAGTCCACAACCGTTGACGCCATCGCTGGAACAAACTTGGAGTGACCCCCTCAATGCCACTCTAGGATCGGCACCTCTGGAAACGATGTTAGAAACCTCGGTGCAGGTGTCCACGGGGGATATGTTAGATCGGGTGACGGCGATTAAGGCCACTCATGCGCTCTCTAGTGAGATTGTCTTGGAGTCGTTGCTAAGGAAATTAATTGAGATTGTGCTGGAGAATGCTGGGGCGCAAACGGGGTTCCTGATTTTGGCGGGGCCCCAAGAGTTGGAGACAACGCCCGGGGATGTACCGCCGTTATTTGTGGAAGCGGCGGGAACGGTGACGACGGAACAGATTACGGTTCGTCAGGGCCTGGCGTTGGCACAATGTCAGCACCTGCCCCATTCCCTGATTTATTATGTGGCTCGACGACGGGAGGCGGTGGCGTTGGATGATGCGGCCAGTCAGTTGATGGGCCGTCTAGGAACCACTGAACGCTTTGCCAATGACCCCTATATTCAACAGTATCGTCCGCGATCGCTCCTCTGTGCCCCGATTGAACGGCAGGGGAAGTTGGTGGGGGTGCTGTATTTGGAAAATAATTTGACGGTGGGGGCATTTACTCGCGAACGGCTGGATTTGTTGCGCTTACTCTGTTCTCAAGCGGCGATTTCCATTGAAAATGCGACGCTCTATGAGAGTTTACAAGCGTCGGAACGACGGGAACGGGAACGGGCCGAACAGTTGGAGCGTTCTCTGGCTGAGTTGGATTTGGCTAACCGTCAGTTGGTTCAAAGCGAGAAGATGTCAGCGTTGGGCCAGTTGGTGGCGGGAATTGCTCATGAGATTAATAATCCGGTGGGCTTTATTGTGGGGAATTTGACCCTGGCGGATAATTACATCCGGGATTTGATTGAGCATTTACAACTCTATCGCGATCGCCTTCCTGAACCGGATGAGGAAATTGTCAATCATGCTGAGGAGGTGGATTTAGAGTATCTGTTGGAGGATGCCCCCAAGTTGATGACTTCGATGCAGGTGGGAGTGGATCGGATTCGTGAGATTAGCAAGGCGTTACGGACGTTCTCTCGTAGCGATCGCGATCAACCGGTTCGCTATGATCTCCATGATGGCCTTGAAAGTACCCTCTTAATTCTGAAACATCGCCTCAAGGCGAATGCGAAACGCCCCGAGATTCAGGTCGTCCGCCAGTATGGTTCTTTGCCGGAGGTACAGGCCTTTGCTGGACAGTTAAATCAGGTGTTTACGAATTTGATTGCCAATGCGATTGATGCCCTGGAGGAAACCAGCCAAGGGATGAGTTACCAACTGTTGCAGGAACAGCCGAATGTGATTACGGTGACGACGGAGTTATCGGAGGATGAAACCTGGGCAGTGGTTCGTGTGGCGGATAATGGCCGAGGAATGCCTGAGACGGTGCGATCGCGCATTTTTGAGCGCAGTTTCACGACGAAGGGGGTGGGCATCGGGACGGGCCTGGGGTTGTCGATTTGTCGCCAGATTGTGGTGGATAAGCATGGTGGCTCAATTGAGTGTCAGTCTACGTTAGGACAAGGCACTGAGTTTGTTCTAAAGATTCCCGTACGTCGGTGA
- a CDS encoding metal ABC transporter permease, with protein MILHLLLDPLQYGFMQRSLMIAICVGLVCALVGSYLIVQRLALLGDAISHAVLPGVAIAFLLGVNILIGAFIAGVLSTVLIAWIHTRSPIKEDAAMGIVLSSFFALGITIITIIQKDTKVDLMHFLFGNILGVSSQDVRETFLIAIIIILTIIALYKELLFYSFDPQGAQAAGLPTNALNFGLMILIALTVVASLKAVGVILVISLLITPGATAYLLVPRLHQVMVFGSLLSILSSISGMYLSYYYNLPSGPAIVLVATGLFSLSLLFSPRHGILSQSLKKAVGSRQ; from the coding sequence ATGATTCTCCACCTTCTCCTAGACCCATTACAATACGGATTCATGCAGCGATCGCTCATGATTGCCATTTGTGTCGGTCTAGTCTGCGCCCTTGTCGGCAGTTACCTGATAGTGCAGCGATTAGCACTTCTCGGAGATGCCATTAGTCACGCCGTCTTACCTGGAGTGGCGATCGCCTTTCTCTTGGGCGTGAATATCCTCATTGGTGCTTTTATTGCCGGCGTTCTCAGCACCGTTTTAATTGCCTGGATTCATACGCGATCGCCCATCAAAGAAGATGCGGCAATGGGGATTGTCTTATCCAGCTTTTTTGCTCTAGGAATTACCATTATTACCATTATCCAAAAAGACACAAAAGTCGATTTAATGCACTTCTTATTCGGCAATATTTTAGGAGTCAGCTCTCAAGATGTTAGAGAAACATTTTTGATTGCAATTATCATTATTTTAACCATTATTGCCCTCTACAAAGAACTGCTCTTTTATAGCTTCGACCCCCAAGGGGCCCAAGCCGCCGGATTACCCACCAACGCCCTCAACTTTGGCTTAATGATTCTCATTGCCCTAACCGTCGTCGCCAGCCTCAAAGCGGTGGGAGTCATCCTCGTCATTTCCCTACTGATCACCCCAGGGGCTACCGCCTACCTCCTCGTTCCCCGACTGCACCAAGTCATGGTTTTCGGTTCCCTACTTAGCATTCTCTCCAGCATTAGTGGTATGTATCTGAGCTATTACTATAACCTCCCCTCCGGTCCGGCGATCGTTCTGGTTGCCACCGGCCTATTTAGCCTTAGCCTCCTCTTCAGTCCCCGCCACGGTATCCTCAGCCAATCTTTGAAGAAGGCAGTAGGCAGCAGGCAGTAG
- a CDS encoding metal ABC transporter ATP-binding protein — translation MFPFSVTSIQPWRLSQPHICDRLDDIAPSLSGAIAIRNLTIRYREFEALRNINLEIQPGQLTAIIGPNGAGKSTLIKGMLGLIPQAKGQIHSIGKPLTQQLERVAYVPQRSQIDWTFPATVSDVVMMGRIRKTGWLHRYSPSSRRIAAAALERVKMSEFRDRPIGELSGGQQQRVFLARSLTQEAEIFCFDEPFTGVDRKTETILFQIFRELADSGKIVLVVNHDLGESIRHFDQLILLNRDLIAAGDRTQVLTQDNMYRAYGGIVQFSQ, via the coding sequence ATGTTTCCCTTTTCCGTCACCTCCATCCAGCCTTGGAGACTCAGCCAGCCTCATATTTGTGATCGCCTCGACGACATCGCCCCCAGCCTCTCAGGGGCGATCGCCATCCGCAACCTAACCATTCGCTATCGGGAGTTCGAGGCCCTGCGAAACATCAACCTAGAGATTCAACCCGGACAACTCACCGCCATCATTGGCCCCAACGGAGCCGGAAAAAGCACCCTAATCAAAGGGATGCTGGGCTTAATTCCCCAAGCCAAGGGACAAATCCACAGCATCGGCAAGCCTCTCACCCAACAACTCGAACGAGTCGCCTACGTTCCCCAGCGATCGCAAATTGACTGGACCTTTCCCGCCACCGTCTCCGACGTCGTGATGATGGGCCGCATCCGCAAAACGGGTTGGTTGCATCGCTACTCCCCCAGCAGTCGCCGCATCGCCGCCGCCGCCCTAGAGCGAGTTAAAATGAGCGAATTTCGCGATCGCCCCATCGGCGAACTCTCCGGAGGCCAACAACAACGAGTCTTTCTGGCCCGTTCCCTCACCCAAGAAGCCGAAATCTTTTGTTTTGACGAACCCTTCACCGGCGTTGATCGCAAAACCGAGACCATTCTCTTCCAAATCTTCCGAGAACTGGCCGACTCCGGTAAAATCGTCCTCGTCGTCAACCACGATTTAGGAGAAAGCATCCGCCACTTTGACCAACTCATTCTCCTCAACCGCGACCTCATTGCCGCCGGCGATCGCACCCAAGTTCTCACTCAAGACAATATGTATCGCGCCTACGGAGGAATTGTACAGTTTAGCCAATAA
- a CDS encoding zinc ABC transporter substrate-binding protein, whose product MKGLQASVSAVVGVLVLGMVGCGPTVPTGEEDRLRVVSTSTMIGDWVERVGGEAIAHEGLLEPGVDPHIYEPVPQDSVAIENADVIFYNGYDLEPGLIRLVDSVGESAVRVALGEIIPALDFEEDGEIEPDPHVWGDVRHAITMTNHIRDVLSEESPPHDSIFQQNAAMFTAELEDLDDWVREQIATIPENNRLLVTTHDAFQYYANAYGLEVLGTLIGISTEEQPSAQTLRQLVDEVRESGVPVIFAETTINPQLINTVAEEAGVELAERELYSDSIGAPGSDGDSYIRAIAANTCTITDALGGSCTPFGSGR is encoded by the coding sequence ATGAAGGGATTGCAAGCGTCTGTGTCAGCGGTGGTGGGTGTCTTAGTGTTGGGGATGGTTGGCTGTGGGCCGACTGTTCCGACGGGGGAGGAGGATCGGCTGAGGGTGGTTTCAACGAGTACGATGATTGGCGATTGGGTGGAGCGTGTGGGTGGAGAGGCGATCGCCCATGAAGGACTGTTGGAGCCGGGAGTCGATCCTCATATTTATGAGCCGGTTCCTCAAGATAGTGTGGCGATCGAAAATGCGGATGTCATTTTCTATAACGGCTATGACTTAGAACCTGGACTGATCCGCCTAGTGGACTCGGTGGGAGAGTCAGCGGTGCGGGTGGCGTTGGGGGAAATTATCCCGGCTTTGGATTTTGAGGAGGATGGGGAGATTGAACCCGATCCTCATGTCTGGGGAGATGTGCGTCATGCGATTACGATGACGAACCATATTCGGGATGTCTTGAGTGAGGAGTCGCCCCCCCATGACTCTATTTTCCAGCAAAATGCGGCTATGTTCACCGCTGAACTGGAGGACTTGGATGACTGGGTTCGTGAGCAAATCGCCACAATTCCGGAAAATAATCGCCTGTTGGTCACGACTCATGATGCCTTTCAATATTATGCCAATGCCTATGGCTTAGAGGTGTTGGGAACCCTAATTGGCATTAGTACCGAAGAACAACCGAGCGCCCAAACCCTGCGCCAGTTGGTGGATGAGGTGCGTGAGAGTGGGGTTCCTGTGATTTTCGCGGAAACGACGATTAATCCCCAATTGATTAATACCGTAGCTGAGGAAGCTGGGGTGGAACTGGCAGAAAGGGAACTTTACTCAGACTCCATTGGGGCCCCTGGAAGTGATGGAGACTCCTATATTCGGGCGATCGCCGCTAATACTTGCACGATTACCGATGCACTCGGTGGAAGCTGTACGCCTTTTGGGTCGGGGCGTTAG
- a CDS encoding VCBS repeat-containing protein, with protein sequence MTITDVDRDGCFEIVVAGWGHPNRVLKWDGEKLVDLDYEAIADRVGQTLGIIAGDLNGDGWEELYCLNRDRHADRLLIGQGQQWRNLFDSRTLPATGGRSAVCVDRRGDGYYGFFTANSSGSIHFYELRGDRLEDVAAEIGLTRVAGIRGMVALPLVSKGMDIFAANENGANCLFRHSPDGTYEEIAVEAGLEDVHEQGRGVAVLDADGDGKFDIVYGNWEGSHRLFLQGTRGHFRNVAPREMARPSRVRTVIAADFDNDGLEEIFFNSLGEPNRLFGLRDGAWRQLDIGDAWEPDGLGTGAAVGDFDGDGQLELLLSHGESPGQPLSLYRPQTSDHAWLRVAPLTRYGAPARGAICRLTVAGQHQVRAIDAGSGYLCQMEPVAHFGLGRHRHIDRLQVFWPDGATVTLVSPMINQLVRVPYPGSNKPSARFP encoded by the coding sequence ATTACGATTACCGATGTCGACAGAGATGGTTGCTTCGAGATCGTGGTGGCTGGCTGGGGGCATCCAAACCGGGTGCTGAAATGGGATGGAGAAAAACTGGTGGATCTCGACTATGAGGCGATCGCCGATCGTGTCGGGCAAACTTTGGGGATTATTGCTGGAGATCTCAATGGGGATGGCTGGGAAGAACTCTATTGTCTCAATCGCGATCGCCATGCGGATCGTCTGTTGATTGGCCAAGGACAACAATGGCGGAATCTGTTTGATAGTAGGACTCTCCCGGCAACGGGTGGCCGTTCGGCGGTTTGTGTGGATCGTCGGGGAGACGGCTATTATGGCTTTTTTACGGCAAATTCAAGTGGTTCGATTCACTTTTATGAGTTGCGGGGCGATCGCCTCGAAGATGTGGCGGCTGAGATTGGTTTAACTCGGGTGGCCGGGATTCGGGGGATGGTGGCACTTCCTCTGGTGAGTAAGGGGATGGATATTTTTGCCGCTAACGAAAATGGTGCTAATTGTCTGTTTCGTCATTCCCCGGATGGAACCTACGAGGAAATCGCCGTGGAGGCTGGCTTAGAGGATGTTCATGAACAAGGTCGTGGGGTGGCGGTTCTCGATGCTGATGGTGATGGCAAGTTCGATATTGTTTATGGTAATTGGGAAGGAAGTCATCGCCTGTTTTTACAGGGTACCCGGGGACATTTTCGTAATGTAGCCCCCCGAGAAATGGCTCGGCCCTCTCGGGTGCGGACGGTGATTGCGGCGGATTTTGATAATGATGGCCTTGAGGAGATTTTTTTTAACAGCCTCGGTGAACCGAATCGCCTGTTTGGATTGCGGGATGGGGCCTGGCGACAGTTGGATATTGGGGATGCTTGGGAACCCGATGGTTTGGGAACGGGAGCCGCTGTGGGAGATTTCGATGGGGATGGCCAGTTAGAGTTGCTGCTGTCTCATGGGGAGTCTCCGGGGCAGCCGTTGAGTTTATATCGTCCTCAAACGAGCGATCACGCTTGGCTACGGGTGGCCCCCCTGACCCGGTATGGAGCGCCGGCGCGAGGGGCTATCTGCCGCCTGACGGTGGCTGGCCAGCATCAGGTTCGGGCGATCGATGCGGGAAGTGGCTATCTCTGCCAAATGGAACCGGTGGCTCATTTCGGGTTAGGCCGTCATCGTCATATTGACCGCCTCCAGGTATTTTGGCCCGATGGTGCGACGGTCACTCTGGTCTCACCGATGATTAATCAATTGGTGCGAGTTCCTTATCCCGGCTCCAATAAGCCCTCGGCCCGATTCCCCTAA
- a CDS encoding DNA cytosine methyltransferase, producing MRINRELKKNNNSNSTDFHELTGVDLFCGAGGLTRGLEKTGITITFGIDIDPECEYPYQTNNEAIFINKDINKISSQELLHLFKKSELKLLAGCAPCQPFSTYSRKSQQQDDTKWVLVSEFSRLVHEVKPELVTMENVPQLMGHKVFKEFLNQLKSDNYYIWYDIVECSKYGVPQTRKRLVLVASLLNEIQLLSPEVLPVTKPATVREYIERLPSIAAGSSDVNDPLHKASSLSELNLRRIRASKPGGTWRDWPPELLAECHSKISGKTYPSVYGRMEWDAPAPTITTQCFGYGNGRFGHPEQDRAISLREAALLQTFPENYRFVSSDSKASFNTLGRLIGNAVPVRLGEVIGYTLQHHLAVYKKRTIVK from the coding sequence ATGCGTATCAATCGTGAACTAAAAAAGAATAACAATAGCAACTCTACAGATTTTCATGAACTGACAGGAGTCGATTTGTTTTGCGGTGCTGGAGGTTTGACACGCGGACTAGAAAAAACAGGAATTACTATTACATTTGGAATTGATATTGACCCAGAGTGTGAATATCCTTATCAAACAAATAATGAGGCTATTTTCATCAATAAAGATATCAATAAAATATCATCACAAGAATTATTGCATTTATTTAAGAAGTCAGAGCTTAAGCTTTTGGCTGGCTGCGCTCCTTGTCAACCATTTTCAACTTATTCACGTAAAAGCCAACAACAGGATGATACAAAATGGGTCTTAGTCAGTGAGTTTTCCCGCTTAGTTCATGAAGTAAAACCAGAACTGGTTACGATGGAGAATGTACCACAACTCATGGGACATAAAGTATTTAAAGAGTTTTTAAACCAGCTAAAATCTGATAACTACTACATTTGGTACGACATTGTGGAATGCTCAAAATATGGTGTACCTCAAACCCGAAAAAGATTGGTTTTAGTGGCGTCTTTGCTAAATGAAATACAATTACTGTCACCTGAAGTTTTACCTGTAACTAAGCCAGCTACTGTTCGGGAGTATATTGAAAGACTTCCTTCGATTGCAGCAGGTAGCTCTGATGTCAACGATCCACTACATAAGGCTTCCTCTTTGAGTGAGCTGAACTTGCGTCGAATTCGTGCCTCGAAACCAGGAGGAACATGGCGAGACTGGCCGCCAGAACTCCTAGCCGAGTGTCATAGTAAAATTTCTGGAAAAACATATCCAAGCGTTTACGGTCGCATGGAGTGGGATGCTCCCGCACCAACAATAACCACTCAATGTTTTGGATATGGGAATGGTCGTTTTGGCCATCCAGAGCAGGATCGTGCAATTTCTCTTAGAGAGGCAGCTTTACTGCAAACCTTCCCAGAAAACTATCGATTCGTGAGTTCTGATAGCAAAGCATCCTTTAACACACTTGGTCGTTTAATCGGTAATGCCGTGCCAGTTCGTCTGGGAGAAGTTATTGGTTATACCTTACAGCATCATCTAGCCGTTTATAAGAAACGAACTATTGTCAAATAA